The following coding sequences are from one Acidiferrobacteraceae bacterium window:
- a CDS encoding GNAT family N-acyltransferase: MPTSSLRRTRPAEPEAGRANRYAVSVAHSPEEIRECQRLRYRVFAQEMGADLHSTDDLDHDRFDPFCYHLLVRDVRTGEAVATTRLLDNDGAARAGGFYSETEFDIGAIHALGGRFLEIGRTCIHSDYRRGAALPVLWQGLARFTMVDDIDYLFGCASIPIEGGMSYVYGVADFLRAHHFAPEQLRVEPRVPLGPRKGEASVEAIVPTLLKAYLRQGAVICGEPCLDEDFGVADVFVLVKREHIARRYARHFLEQNSV; this comes from the coding sequence TTGCCGACATCATCCCTGCGCAGAACCCGTCCCGCGGAGCCGGAAGCTGGCCGCGCCAATCGTTACGCCGTCTCCGTTGCCCACAGCCCCGAAGAGATCCGCGAATGTCAGCGTTTGCGCTACCGGGTCTTCGCACAAGAGATGGGCGCGGACCTGCATTCCACGGATGACCTCGATCACGATCGCTTTGACCCGTTCTGCTATCACCTGCTGGTGCGGGATGTCCGGACCGGCGAGGCGGTTGCAACCACTCGCCTGCTGGACAACGACGGCGCGGCCAGGGCCGGCGGATTTTATTCCGAGACCGAGTTCGATATCGGCGCAATTCATGCCCTCGGCGGCAGATTTCTCGAGATCGGGCGGACCTGCATCCACAGCGACTATCGGCGCGGCGCGGCGCTGCCGGTCCTGTGGCAGGGGCTGGCGCGTTTCACCATGGTGGACGACATCGACTACCTCTTTGGGTGCGCGAGTATCCCCATCGAGGGAGGCATGAGCTATGTGTACGGCGTGGCCGACTTCCTGCGTGCGCACCACTTTGCACCGGAGCAGCTACGCGTCGAACCCCGTGTTCCTCTCGGACCCCGGAAGGGGGAAGCAAGCGTCGAAGCCATCGTACCGACCCTGCTCAAGGCCTACCTGCGCCAGGGTGCCGTGATCTGCGGCGAACCCTGTCTCGATGAGGATTTCGGCGTTGCCGACGTGTTTGTGCTGGTCAAGCGTGAACACATTGCCCGCCGGTATGCACGGCATTTCCTCGAGCAAAACTCGGTATGA
- a CDS encoding glutathione S-transferase family protein: MITLYTLMSISPNIRKALIMLEETSLPYTVRALEKHSDANATEEYLAISPNGTVPAIVDEDNGTAVFESAAVLYYLAEKSGQFLPQDSGDRADVMKWLLFEAANVGPVMGELYHYMVYASDEMSDAVLQRYRDKLIRYFAVLERQLGDRDYLAGTYSIADMILWPWLTVVEDVGEIDLDTYPNLKQWYEAVGEREAVRSSATAGRVSP, translated from the coding sequence ATGATCACCCTCTATACCTTGATGAGCATCAGTCCCAACATCCGCAAGGCCCTGATCATGCTGGAAGAGACCAGTCTCCCCTATACGGTCCGGGCCCTGGAGAAGCATAGCGACGCCAATGCGACGGAGGAATACCTGGCCATCAGCCCAAACGGGACCGTGCCGGCCATTGTCGACGAGGACAACGGGACGGCCGTTTTCGAATCGGCGGCGGTGCTGTACTACCTTGCGGAGAAGTCCGGACAGTTTCTGCCCCAGGACAGCGGTGATCGTGCGGACGTGATGAAATGGCTATTGTTCGAGGCCGCGAATGTGGGGCCGGTGATGGGGGAGCTATACCATTATATGGTGTATGCCTCGGACGAAATGTCCGATGCAGTGCTCCAGCGCTATCGCGACAAACTGATCCGCTACTTCGCGGTGCTCGAAAGGCAATTGGGCGATCGTGATTATCTTGCCGGAACCTATTCCATCGCCGACATGATCCTGTGGCCGTGGTTGACGGTAGTGGAAGATGTGGGCGAAATCGACCTCGATACCTATCCAAACCTGAAGCAATGGTACGAAGCGGTTGGAGAGCGGGAGGCCGTTCGCTCAAGCGCCACGGCCGGAAGGGTCAGCCCCTAG
- a CDS encoding VTT domain-containing protein, giving the protein MLWVAAPLYPPTNAALVLSIGGTIGGVGAYYFSERVSEAWIQRVQSSRAYRVLHDHDHFFTIFAMRILPGFPHSVINYSSGLLECPVGHFVPATFLGMAIKYYLYASVLYGATTAGSPGDLLVLPVVGPLIGLFLASLAAIFAKHRLAARNT; this is encoded by the coding sequence GTGCTGTGGGTTGCCGCGCCCCTGTACCCGCCCACTAACGCGGCCCTTGTCCTATCCATTGGCGGAACCATCGGTGGAGTGGGTGCATACTACTTTTCGGAACGTGTGAGCGAGGCCTGGATTCAGCGTGTCCAGAGCTCCCGTGCGTATCGTGTGCTCCATGACCACGACCATTTCTTTACTATCTTCGCCATGCGCATCTTGCCGGGGTTTCCCCATTCTGTGATCAACTACAGTTCCGGCCTGCTCGAATGTCCAGTTGGACACTTCGTGCCCGCGACGTTTCTGGGCATGGCGATCAAGTATTACCTCTACGCCAGTGTGCTGTATGGCGCGACAACGGCGGGCTCGCCCGGAGATTTGTTGGTGCTCCCGGTCGTCGGACCGTTGATTGGACTGTTTCTCGCCTCCCTGGCAGCGATTTTTGCCAAGCATCGCCTCGCCGCACGCAATACCTAG